A stretch of DNA from Thermococcus sp. Bubb.Bath:
CTCCTGAGACGCAGAAGGCCCCAACAAAGGGCTGCAGCAAAGCTGCTCTTCGCTGGAATGATCTCTATTGGAGTGCTTTTCCTCTACTCCTCGCTGCTGTTTTCTGCCCCCCTTGTCTCACTCGCATCCATAAGCGACTTGTATGGCGGCGGCGCGACAGGAGTAGTCAACTTCGCGAATTCGGACAACCTATCCAAGGCATACAACCTGACCCTCGGGGTCGTCTCCCAAAAGGACGTGACTTACGCCACCCTCTGGGAGGCAGGTACAGTTGTAGAGGGTAGCGGAATGACGTATTCCACCCACGGCAGGCTTTTATGCTACGCCCGTGACTTCCTGGAGTTCCTGAAGAAAGCGGGCGGAATCAGCATGAACGCCCGGCTACTCCACTCCCAGCTGTCTTCCAGTCCCGAAGGAATCATAATTCCAAAGCACTACCTTGAAGAGCTAAAAGCGGAGGGTATCGCGAAGGTTTCGGGGGGTTCCCTCACTCTCTCTGTGGTAGATGAGGGTTGGAAAGTCCACAACGTCTCTGCCCCCTATGAAACCGTTGAAATGCTCCCGGGAGGAATTGAGTCTCCCATCGTCTCGTGCCAGATTGCAAGAAGAAACGGACTGAATCCCAGGCCAGCGTACCTCCTGCTCTATGGAAACTCAAGGACAACAGGGGAAGTAATGGAAGAGGTAAACGGGACAATAATTCCGGAGTACCCCGAGGCGTTTGAAAAGCTGTGGTCAATGGGGGATGTATCCACTCATGTGGAATCTCAGTTTAAGAACCCGAGGGGCTTAATCCCTCCGCTGCTCTCGGGAGTCCTGATGGCAATCACAGGAATAGTGATGGGATTCAGGGATGGAGAGAGGCTGTCAGGACTGGCGAAGCTCATGAGGGTCAACGGAGAAGAGCCGTTGTCCTCCCTGGTTCCAGTCCTCCTGCCCACGCTGATCCTTATATTCGTTCCGGCCTCAATGATCTGGGACGGATACTCCTTTGCCTCAATGGGGTTCATCGGGAAAAAGCTGGTGTTAATAGGCCTCTCCCCATTACTTGGCGTCTTCGCAGGCCTTGCACTTTACTTCATCTTGCTATTGGGGAATATACGGGAGGTGTGAAACTTGTCTAAGGAGTGGGGTATAACCTGTGAAGGTCTCTCCGTTCAATATGACCTCGGAGGAAACCAGGCCAATGCGCTTTCGGATTTTAAAGGGTCGTTCATTCCAGGGAAAATCACCGCCGTCTTCGGCCCGAGCGGTTCCGGAAAGACGACCCTACTGAGGGTCATCGGAACTCTACTCCGGCCGACTAAAGGCATAATAAGCTACGGAGGCAGGAACCCCTACAAACTGCCAAAGAAGGAGCTCCTTAATCTCAGAAAGAACATTGGAATTTCCTTCCAGCATCCTCTCTTCGTTTCCCAGCTCACCCTCTGGGAGAACATAGAGCTGACCCTCAACTCCTCCGACAAACTTGATGAAAAGCACAGGAAACTCGCACTCTCACTGGCTGAGCAGCTTGGGATTGAGGAGCTCCTTCAGAAAAATCCTTCCCAGGTAAGCGGTGGTGAACTGAGGAGGGCTTCCATAGTCATGGCCCTCGCAAAGGATCCCGGTGTGGTAATCCTCGATGAGCCAACAGCCTATCTCGACGAGGAGTCCTCGATGGGGGTAGTTGAGCTCCTCAGGAGGCTCAAGGAAGGAGGAAAGACAGTTATACTCGCAACGCACGACCCGGAACTCATTAGGATTGCAGACGTCACATACAATCTTAGATATGGAAAGCTTGTTGAGACCTCGGACACATTTAGGGGCTTGGACAGCCTTTAATTTTTATCGAATTCCTTTTCATTTCTTGGTTCTTCAGAGGGTTAAAACCGTAGTTTTGTTAAGTAGATTGCAAAAGATTAAAGAGAACGTTCTGTCACACCAGCGGTTTCCTCCTCACCGGCCCCCAGGGTATCTCCTCCTCGAAAACCTCAGCTGTGAAGCGGTAGACCTCCGTGTCCTCATCAAGCCAGCAGTCAGGCGGAAGTCCTGCCTTCCAGCAGGTTTGGGCAAGGAACTCCTCCTCGTCCCAGTCCCACTCGACCGGAACCTGTGGTAGGAGCAGGCCAGAGTGGATGCCCTTCTCTATGAGCAGGCCGTCTCTGCCGACCTTTATGTTCTTCGGCCTCTCCTCTGGAGGTCCCTCAATGAGCTCCGGCGGTGTTAAGACGCTGACCTCTACGATGAGGTCATTGAGCTCGCTCTCCCTCACCGGCGGGAAGCGCGGGTCGTCGACTGCCGCGTAGATTGCCGCCTTTATCGTCGCCTCGACGAGGGGATATATCGGAAGGGGAAAGCCTATACAGCCGCGCAGGGCCATCTTAGGGGGAGCATGCCTGTTATTGAGTGTGACGAAGACGCCCATCTTCTCCCACAGCTCTGGCGGGGTATCCTTCGGAGGTTTGATGGTCTTTCCATGCCTCACATATTTCTCAATGGCCCTCCTCGCGAGTCTGATGAGGAACTCACCCCACTCGTCTTTTATCACAGTCATTGTTATCACCTGATACCAATTATGACTTTGGGGATTATTTAGCTTTCCCGCAAAATTTAAAAGATTGCCGAAAAAAGTTAAGTCGGGTGCCGAAATGGTTATAGTGGAGTTCGTGGTCGTTCCCCTAGGTGAGAGGAGTCTAAGCCGCTACGTGGCAGAAATAGTAAAGCTTTTAGATAGCCTAGGCGTTAAATACCAACTGACGCCGATGTCAACGATAATAGAGGTTCCAACGGTTGGAGAAGCGTTCGCAATAATCGGAGAGGCCCACGAGCTCATGTTTAAAATGGGCGCGAGGAGGGTTTCAACGACCATCAGAATAGACGACAGGCGCGACAGGAAAGTCAAGATGGAGGACAAAGTCCGCTCCGTCATGGAGAAGGTGCACTCTGGAGGATGATGCTCGTATGAAGGCCCTTGTGCTCGCAATAGACAGGGACGATGACTTCGGGAAGAAGGCGGAAGTTAAGGGGCCGATTATTGGAAAAGGAAAGTGCATAGACGCGGCTCTGAAGCTCAGTCTCGCCGATCCTGAGGACAGCGATGCAAACGTTGCTTACGCCGCTGTGAAGCTCTATGATGAACTCAAGAAGAGCGGTGAGTTTGACGATGTTGAGGTTGCCATTATAACAGGTCATCCTGATGTTGGGGTTAAGAGCGACCTTGAGCTAGCAAGACAGCTGGAGGGGGTTCTGGAGCGCTTTCCGGCGGATGGAGTTATAACCGTGACAGACGGGGCGGAAGATGAGCAGATCTTCCCGATAATCAGCTCCCGCGTTCCGATAATCAGTTCTAAAAGGGTTGTCGTCAAACAGAACGAGACCATAGAGACTACCTATTATGTAGTCTACCGCTATCTCAAGGAGATTATGAGCGACCCGGAGGCCTCGAAGGTTTTCCTGGGGATCCCCGGCTTTATCCTGTTGCTCTATGGGATAGGTAATCTCATAGCGATAAGCCAACCGGAGAGCATGAACGTGATATCTGGCATCATCAGCGGCACCCTGCTCCTCCTGATAGGGGGCTATGCCTTCACCAAAGGGTTCCGGTTCAGGATAATGGACGCTCTCGTCAACGAGTTCATTCAGGTTATCTTTGGCGTTGCGGGCCTTATAGTGGTCATATCCGGAATGATAAGGGCCTACAGCGACCTGGACGCTTACGCTCAGAGTCTGCTCCACTATCAGCCCAGTACGAGCCTCATTTCCCTCGTGCTATACATAAACTCGATAAACACGACCCTGATGGTTGGCATAGCAGTTGCCCTCATCGGAAGGATAATACAAGCCTACATGAGGCGCGATTTGCACCTCTGGTACAACGTAACGGCGCTCCTGATACTCCCGACGTTTTGGATAATACTCGACATGACAACGAGGTACGCCTTATCTGTCATTACATTCTACTCTGCCGGCACAATCCTAGAGATACTTGGGGCCCTCTTTGACGTTGCCCTCAGCATGTTGGCGGGCTCGCTACTTAGGAGATATATGATAGAATGGGCCAGGAGTGGTAAAGTTGAAGCTGGAACAGGCACTGAGAGTGTATGATGAGCTTTTAAGGAAAAAACGCAGGGAGAGCGAGTCCCTCGAGAAGGAATACATGGATAGGACTCTTGAGGTAGTCAAAGAAATATCCTCAGTTTTGAATGAGCTAGAGGCAAAGGAGCCCCCCTCAAAGGTAGATCCAACCCTGCTTAAGATAACCCTCCGGGAGAGAAGGGCGTATGTCTCCACGATGAGGAAGGCCATTGACCGCCTGTCATCAATGGAAGACCTGGGAAAACGCCTTCAGGAACTCTCCAGAATTCACACGGGGCACGGCAGGTACACGCTGACGCTCTTTGAGAAGGACGTTTACAGGATAAACAAACTTTTGAAAGAGCTGGGGGAGCTCTACGCCGAATACTCTGCCAAAAAGGCTTCGATAGAGGCTGGTCTACCAGAGCTTCATATCTCTGAAATTCTGCAGGAGATTCAAACTGTTAGGGCGGAACTGGAGCAACTCGAAAGGGAGCTTGCTGACCTGAAGGAGGAGAAGCTCAGGCTTGAAAGGGAGAGGACGTCCAGGGTGGGCCCAGGAGAGGAACTGTTGGAGAGGAAACGGAAGCTGGAGCTAAGAATTAGAACACTGGAGACGGAAGTGCGCTCGAAAGCCTCCAAACTCCAAAAACCTATGAAACGGATGAGGCTCCCAGAAGCGGAGCCGTTTCTCAGAAGCAGTTCATACGTACTCGAGCATCCGGAGGACTTTCTGAACCTGCTGGAGAAGGTCAAACCGAGGCTTGATGGGAAGTACAGAAAAAGCGCGGAGTGGCTCCTCAAAAATCTTCCAGGGAAGGAAAAAGAGATTCGCGAACTAAAAGCCGAGCACGAGCGCCTGGAGTCAGAAGTTGAGTCAAAGGCCAAAGAAAGGAGGAACGCCGAGCACGAACTGGCTGCTATAGAGGAACACCTAATGGGGATCAAGGAGAACGTTTCCAAGCTCAGGAAGAGGCTTAATTCCCTCACCGAGGAACTGGAAAAAGAGCTTTCCGTCTTGGGCAAGGTGGTCGGTGAAGAGGTCGAGCCCCCCGGAGAAAGGTTTATGAATTAGGCAGCCCTAATTCTTTTGGTGATGAGAATGTTCAAGGTCGACCGCTTACGCTTCGGAACCGCCGGGATACCTCTTTCAACGCCGAAGCGCTCAACCATAGATGGGATAATCCACGTCAGGAACCTGGGATTGGACGCTATGGAGCTTGAGTTCGTTAGAGGAGTGAACCTGAAGCCGGAACTCGCCAAGAAGATAAAGTACGTTGCCAAGAAGAACGATGTCCTCCTCACCGCCCACGCGCCGTACTACATCAACCTCAACGCGAAGGAGAAGGAGAAAGTTGAGGCAAGCAAGAAAAGGATAATCCAGAGCGCTGAGAGGCTTTACGAAGCTGGCGGCTGGAGCGTTGTCTTTCACGCTGGATATTACCTAAAACAGCCTCCAGAGAGCGTCTACCAGAGGATTTTGAACGAACTCAAGGACATACAGAGGGAGCTCATGGACAGGGGAATAAAAGTCTGGGTTAGACCGGAACTGACCGGAAAACCCACCCAGTTCGGAGACCTTAGGGAGATAGTGAAGCTCAGCGAGGAGCTTGAGATGGTTCTGCCCACGATAGACTTCGCGCATGCGCACGCGAGGAACAAAGGAAAGTGCAACAGCACCGAGGAGTGGCGCGAGATGCTCTCCTTCATGGAGGACAGGCTGGGCAGGGAGGTCCTCAACAACATGCACATCCACATGAGCGGAATAGAGTACACCGATAAAGGCGAGAAGAACCACCTGCCCCTCAGGGAGAGCGACATGAACTGGGAGGACCTTCTCAAGGTTCTGAAGGAGTTCAGGGTTAAGGGCGTCGTTGTGAGCGAGAGTCCAAACATCGAAGAGGACGCGCTGCTGATGAAGAGGAAGTATGAGGAGGAGATAAAGGTTTAGTAAGCCTCCGCGAGGCCCGGCTGGGAGTACCACCTGTGCTCCTCTGTCTCAATGTGGAGGTCGAGGGGCTCAAGAGGCTTCACCTCGTAGCCCTTCTTCTGTCCCCACTTTTCTATCTGCCTCAGGACCGCCCTGATGCCCACCCTGGCGAGGGGATAGAAGGGTACCAAGAAAAGCTTGCTGTTGACGAGCTTTGGAAGCTCGTTGGCGACCTCTTTTGCCAGGTGCCTCCAGGCGTAGTAGAGGTGGAGGAACTGACCGTAGGTTATCATCTCGTCAATCCTGTAGAACTCCTGGTCTCTGAGTAGACCCATGGGGACAAAGGAGAGAGGGGTTACGGTGAAGTGCGCCCTGTTGCCGAGCTTTTCTTTGAGTTCTTTTTCCATCGTGATTATGAGCCTCGCCGTCATTATTTCGTAGTCATCGGTGTCCCCGGGAAGACCGAGTATTGTGGTGTAGGCGGGGAACCAGTAGTTCTTGTTCAGGACGTAGGTTCCGTTCAGGAGAACCCACGGCCACTCCTCGGGAGAGAAGGGCTTCATCTTGTTGTTCATGTACTTCCCTATCAGCTCTGGTGAGGCCGTCTCAAAGCCCACCTGTATCCCAACCCAGTGGCGGGGGTCCGCATCAACTATCCTTGAGATGGTCTCTATCATCCCCGGGGCGGCCAGCGCACCGGCAACCGTTCCATGGGTTGGGTTCACGTTCCTCGTGTACTTCCTAGCCATCTCGAAGAGCTCCACTACCGCCTCTTCATTTGGGTAGAAGTTCTTCCTGTCCTCGACTTTGTAGAGGAAGATGTCCTCGCTGTGGAGCCAGGCATGGTCTATTCCAGCGTTGACGTTGAGGCTTATCTCCCGCTCTATCCTCTCGAGGGGCATGTCCCTTGCGACCCTGAGGTTCGGCTCGCAGAAGCGGCAGCCCCTTCCGCAGCCCCTCATCACCTCGACGAGCCCCTTGTAGGAGGGGGCCACTATGGCCGGGATCTCCTCCACCCTCGGCCAGCTTTTAATGAGAACCGTCTCGTCCGCGCTCCCGCTCTCGATGTCCCTGAAGAGACGCCCGGCTATGTGGTCAACCTCGCCCATCACGACGTGGTCTATCCTCAGTTTCTCTCTGACTTCCCTTCTGAAGTCAAGTTGCCACGCGCCTGGTCCACCGACGACTATCCTGAACTTCACGCCTTTCGAGTCCCTGACCCTGTTTATCCTCTCCACGAGCTCCCTGAACTTGACGCTCGTGTAGTTCTCCCACTGCCCCCCGTTGGTGAACATCATGCTCACTGGTCCAAGTCCAAGGGGGTCCATCTCATAGATGGCCACGATTGTTGTATCGTTCCCTATGAACCTCTCAACTGCCCTTGGATGAGCAACCACGACCTCGTCCCTTTTGAAGCCGTCCCTGAGCAGGGCGGCCTCGACCTTCCTGAGACCGTAGGGAGCCTGACCGAGCACCCCGCTCTCGTCCGGCAACTGGGTGTCAAGAAAAGAGTAAATCCACGCCGGAAACTTTCCATATGGGGCGCAGCCGAGGAAATCCAAGAGGGGGATGTCATGATAAGTGCTCGTCAGCGTCTCATCGGTCGTCAGCACGACCCTGACCACCCCCATCACCTCCATGTGTATGTTAAGGTAGATCTCATATATACGCTTTTCGAATTTCATAGAAGTTATTGATAAAAACTTGGAATCCACCAACTATCAACTACTAGTGAGTATAAATATGAATACTCAAAACTAACCGCGCTCTATCCTTCCATACTTCTCTAGGATTTCAATAATTTCATCAACTGGCAGTGAGTATCTCACGTGCCCGTTTCCCTCAACGGTCTTGGCCTGCAGGAGAGCGTTTATTATCGCCTCTTCCGTCGCTTCCGCTGTAGCCCTGAAAAGGCTACTTAAGCCGTTGTCCGGCAGAAAGCTCAGCAGTTCAGGCTCTCTCCCGATCGGCACGGTTTGGGCAGTTGAGAAGGCCAGTACAACGTCGCCACTCCCATGATAAGCATAGCCTCCGGTTCTTGCAAGGCCAAGAATCGCCCTCTTCGCAAGCCTCTTCAACTGCCTCGCAGTCAGGGGAGCGTCGGTGGCAACCACCATCGAGATGCTGCCCTTGCCGGAGGTGCCTCTGCCCGGGTAATCTTTCAGAAGCTCTCCGACTGGAACGCTGGCTATCGTCAGATCTTCCCTCCTCCCGAAGTTAGCCAGAGCGAACACTCCGACGGTGTACACCTCCCCATCTACCTCTACCACCCGTGAGGAAGAGCCTATCCCTCCCTTGAACTCAAAGGCGCTCATTCCGGTTCCCGCTCCAATGGCGCCTTCCTTGAAGTCCAGCGAAGCGCTCTCGACGGCCTCAAAGTAGTGTTCCTCCTTAACTGCCATCTTTCTGATATTGTTGAGGTAAGAGTCGTTGCACTCCATGACGACGGGAGAGACACTCTTTAAATCTGGATTGAGGTCGATCATGTGCCTAACCATCGCGCTGGCTACAGTATAAACGCTCAGTGTGTTCGTCAGGGCTATTGGAGTTTCAATGTAGCCGAGTTCCTCAACCTGGACGAAGCCTATGGGCTTGGAAAATCCGTTCATGATGAAGGTGGAAGCAAAGAGCTTCTCCCGGAAGGGGTTTTTCACGGGGGGCAAGAGCACTGTAACGCCAGTCCTGATGTCGTCGCCATCGAAGAGTGTTTTGTGCCCGATCTTGACGCCGAGGTCGGCTATCGAGTTCCTTCTTCCGTGATCATGGAAACCTATCCTTATGCCAAGGTCAGGGGCCTTCATCTCAATCCCCACAGCAGTAGGATGAGAAGTTTTTAAGGCTAGCTTTAAAAGGCTCTCCCCCGAAATAGGGTGGGCAATGAAGAGTAGCAAGCATACTGAAACCCAAGAATGATGACGTGAACACCCTCCGAGCCCGGCAAAGTTTTTAGCCATTACCC
This window harbors:
- a CDS encoding ATP-binding cassette domain-containing protein, translating into MSKEWGITCEGLSVQYDLGGNQANALSDFKGSFIPGKITAVFGPSGSGKTTLLRVIGTLLRPTKGIISYGGRNPYKLPKKELLNLRKNIGISFQHPLFVSQLTLWENIELTLNSSDKLDEKHRKLALSLAEQLGIEELLQKNPSQVSGGELRRASIVMALAKDPGVVILDEPTAYLDEESSMGVVELLRRLKEGGKTVILATHDPELIRIADVTYNLRYGKLVETSDTFRGLDSL
- a CDS encoding TIGR00296 family protein codes for the protein MTVIKDEWGEFLIRLARRAIEKYVRHGKTIKPPKDTPPELWEKMGVFVTLNNRHAPPKMALRGCIGFPLPIYPLVEATIKAAIYAAVDDPRFPPVRESELNDLIVEVSVLTPPELIEGPPEERPKNIKVGRDGLLIEKGIHSGLLLPQVPVEWDWDEEEFLAQTCWKAGLPPDCWLDEDTEVYRFTAEVFEEEIPWGPVRRKPLV
- a CDS encoding MTH1187 family thiamine-binding protein, giving the protein MVIVEFVVVPLGERSLSRYVAEIVKLLDSLGVKYQLTPMSTIIEVPTVGEAFAIIGEAHELMFKMGARRVSTTIRIDDRRDRKVKMEDKVRSVMEKVHSGG
- a CDS encoding DUF373 family protein, which translates into the protein MKALVLAIDRDDDFGKKAEVKGPIIGKGKCIDAALKLSLADPEDSDANVAYAAVKLYDELKKSGEFDDVEVAIITGHPDVGVKSDLELARQLEGVLERFPADGVITVTDGAEDEQIFPIISSRVPIISSKRVVVKQNETIETTYYVVYRYLKEIMSDPEASKVFLGIPGFILLLYGIGNLIAISQPESMNVISGIISGTLLLLIGGYAFTKGFRFRIMDALVNEFIQVIFGVAGLIVVISGMIRAYSDLDAYAQSLLHYQPSTSLISLVLYINSINTTLMVGIAVALIGRIIQAYMRRDLHLWYNVTALLILPTFWIILDMTTRYALSVITFYSAGTILEILGALFDVALSMLAGSLLRRYMIEWARSGKVEAGTGTESV
- a CDS encoding DNA repair protein Rad50, with the translated sequence MKLEQALRVYDELLRKKRRESESLEKEYMDRTLEVVKEISSVLNELEAKEPPSKVDPTLLKITLRERRAYVSTMRKAIDRLSSMEDLGKRLQELSRIHTGHGRYTLTLFEKDVYRINKLLKELGELYAEYSAKKASIEAGLPELHISEILQEIQTVRAELEQLERELADLKEEKLRLERERTSRVGPGEELLERKRKLELRIRTLETEVRSKASKLQKPMKRMRLPEAEPFLRSSSYVLEHPEDFLNLLEKVKPRLDGKYRKSAEWLLKNLPGKEKEIRELKAEHERLESEVESKAKERRNAEHELAAIEEHLMGIKENVSKLRKRLNSLTEELEKELSVLGKVVGEEVEPPGERFMN
- a CDS encoding deoxyribonuclease IV, whose protein sequence is MFKVDRLRFGTAGIPLSTPKRSTIDGIIHVRNLGLDAMELEFVRGVNLKPELAKKIKYVAKKNDVLLTAHAPYYINLNAKEKEKVEASKKRIIQSAERLYEAGGWSVVFHAGYYLKQPPESVYQRILNELKDIQRELMDRGIKVWVRPELTGKPTQFGDLREIVKLSEELEMVLPTIDFAHAHARNKGKCNSTEEWREMLSFMEDRLGREVLNNMHIHMSGIEYTDKGEKNHLPLRESDMNWEDLLKVLKEFRVKGVVVSESPNIEEDALLMKRKYEEEIKV
- a CDS encoding radical SAM protein gives rise to the protein MEVMGVVRVVLTTDETLTSTYHDIPLLDFLGCAPYGKFPAWIYSFLDTQLPDESGVLGQAPYGLRKVEAALLRDGFKRDEVVVAHPRAVERFIGNDTTIVAIYEMDPLGLGPVSMMFTNGGQWENYTSVKFRELVERINRVRDSKGVKFRIVVGGPGAWQLDFRREVREKLRIDHVVMGEVDHIAGRLFRDIESGSADETVLIKSWPRVEEIPAIVAPSYKGLVEVMRGCGRGCRFCEPNLRVARDMPLERIEREISLNVNAGIDHAWLHSEDIFLYKVEDRKNFYPNEEAVVELFEMARKYTRNVNPTHGTVAGALAAPGMIETISRIVDADPRHWVGIQVGFETASPELIGKYMNNKMKPFSPEEWPWVLLNGTYVLNKNYWFPAYTTILGLPGDTDDYEIMTARLIITMEKELKEKLGNRAHFTVTPLSFVPMGLLRDQEFYRIDEMITYGQFLHLYYAWRHLAKEVANELPKLVNSKLFLVPFYPLARVGIRAVLRQIEKWGQKKGYEVKPLEPLDLHIETEEHRWYSQPGLAEAY
- a CDS encoding P1 family peptidase; this encodes MKAPDLGIRIGFHDHGRRNSIADLGVKIGHKTLFDGDDIRTGVTVLLPPVKNPFREKLFASTFIMNGFSKPIGFVQVEELGYIETPIALTNTLSVYTVASAMVRHMIDLNPDLKSVSPVVMECNDSYLNNIRKMAVKEEHYFEAVESASLDFKEGAIGAGTGMSAFEFKGGIGSSSRVVEVDGEVYTVGVFALANFGRREDLTIASVPVGELLKDYPGRGTSGKGSISMVVATDAPLTARQLKRLAKRAILGLARTGGYAYHGSGDVVLAFSTAQTVPIGREPELLSFLPDNGLSSLFRATAEATEEAIINALLQAKTVEGNGHVRYSLPVDEIIEILEKYGRIERG